A stretch of Thermodesulfobacteriota bacterium DNA encodes these proteins:
- a CDS encoding nucleotidyltransferase domain-containing protein, which yields MRKLTGIGRDDVLARCRDAVRRAEPEADVILYGSRARGDWSEESDYDILVLVDGPVPLSREERVRDELYPLELETGEVLTVVVESRARWRSSIYQAMPFVQNVEREGAIL from the coding sequence ATGCGCAAGCTGACGGGTATCGGACGGGACGACGTGCTGGCGCGCTGCCGGGATGCCGTACGACGGGCGGAGCCGGAAGCAGACGTGATTCTCTACGGCTCCCGGGCTCGCGGGGACTGGTCGGAGGAGTCGGACTACGACATCCTGGTGCTCGTCGACGGGCCGGTCCCGTTGAGCCGGGAGGAGAGGGTGCGCGACGAGCTCTACCCGCTGGAGTTGGAGACCGGAGAGGTGCTTACGGTGGTCGTGGAATCCAGAGCCCGGTGGCGAAGCTCGATCTACCAAGCCATGCCCTTCGTGCAGAACGTGGAGAGGGAGGGGGCGATCCTTTAG
- a CDS encoding DUF1640 domain-containing protein, which translates to MPHATMFNTLQYAKRLKEVGFTEAQAEVQAEALAGLIEGELATKRDLKELETRLELKIETVKAETIRWVAGLLLAQAALIATLVKLL; encoded by the coding sequence ATGCCCCATGCGACCATGTTCAACACGCTTCAATACGCCAAACGGCTCAAAGAAGTCGGCTTTACGGAGGCGCAGGCCGAGGTGCAGGCTGAGGCACTGGCCGGGCTCATCGAGGGAGAGCTCGCCACGAAGCGAGACCTCAAAGAACTGGAGACGAGGCTCGAACTGAAGATCGAGACCGTCAAGGCCGAGACCATCCGGTGGGTGGCCGGGCTCCTTCTTGCTCAAGCAGCCCTCATCGCCACCCTGGTGAAGCTACTCTAG